Genomic window (Jatrophihabitans sp.):
GAGCTCGTCGCCATCCAGCAGGATCGGTGTGACTCCGCGGGAGCGTAATCGGACCAGCAACTCGCGGGCGAGAGTGGTCTTTCCGGCACCCGACATGCCGGTGATCCAGATGACGCAGCCGCTGCCGACAATCTCGCCCGGCGCCGTGGCAGCAGTGTGCTGGTCAGTCATCTCCCACCACCACGCCTCGTGCGCGCCTGCCATCGGCCTGCTGCTCGGACCACGAGCTGTCGGCGCCGCAGGACGAGCAGGCTCCAAACCCGCACTCGGCTGCGCCGGTCCCGCTGCCCGGGTATCAGGACCAGGACCGCGATCCAGGCCGCTACAACCAGACAACCGGCGGCGGTGTAGGCACCGGCGAAGCCGGCGCCCGAGCCCGCCAGCGAGACCAGCACCGCCACCGCGAATGCGCCGCCGACATGCGTTGAGGTCTCGAAAAGGCCGGCGGCTACCCCGTGTGCCACGTCGGCCTCCCGGGCCCGGGCGGCAGCCGACTCGGCGGCGCGTTCCGCATTGTCCAGCAACATCGTCAACGTCTCCGGACGCAGACTCGGGCCGGGATGGTCGGCGAGTCCCTCCACCGACTCCTGCACCGCCTCGACCATCGAAGCCACAACCTCCGGCTCGGCTGCGGGGACCGGCGCCTCCTGGGAAGGGCTGCCCACCGTCTCCACCACGGCCTCGTCGATGGCCTGCTCGATCGTGCTGACCACGCTGGCCGCAACCTCGATGTCCACCGGCTCGGGGGCCGTTGCCGCGGTTGCCACGACAGCCTCACTCACGGCCTCGTCGATCGCCTCGTCCACCGCCCGGTCGGAGGCTTCCTCGGCTGCTTCACCGACCGCCTCACTGCTCAGCGCGACATAGGTGGCGCTGTTGAACAGGCCTTGCAACACGAACCACGGCAGCACTGCGATCAGGTAGTTCGACCAACCTGACATGAGTGCAAGTCCGAGCATCGACAAGGCGGCCACCAGCAACGTGCCGACCCCGATCCGGCGGGCGCCGAGTCGCGGCAGTGCCCGTCCGGCGACCACGCTGCCGATGCTGGTGGCGATCAGCGCAGGTGCCAGTGCGGCCCCGGCCCCTGCTGCCGACAGTTTGTGCACGCTCTGCAGATGCAGGCTGCCGATGACCACCACGGCCGTATGCACCGAGGATTGCGCGGCTATACCGATGCAACACCCGGCCAGCCGGCGGGACCGCAGCAGGTGCACGTCGACCAGCGGGTCGGGCGCGTGGCGTTCCCAGACGATGAAGCCCGTCAGCAGCAGCAATCCAACGACTAACGGACCGAGCACGCCGTAGTCATTGATGCCACCCGCGGTTTCGACATGTCCGAACGCGTACACGACGGCCACCAGACCGGTGGTGCCGAGGGCAGCGGCGGACAGGTCCAGGCGCCGGCCCCGCCGGATACCTTGCGGATCGGAAGGCAAGTAGTGGCCGGCGGCCACCACAGCGGCTGCGTTCAACGGGATCGTCATCAGAAAGATCCAATGCCAGCCCAACGCGTCGGTCAGCAGGCCGCCGAACACCGCGCCCGCCAGGCCTGCCGTGCCGCCGGACACCGACATGACGGAGAATGCCCGACTGCGCCAAGGCTCCGTCGGAAACAACGAACCGGTCAGGGCAAGCGCGGCCGGCAGCGCACACGCGGCAGCGGCGCCCTGCAGGGCACGTCCGATCAACAGCGTCGTCAGGTCGGCCGACAGGCCGGCCACCGTCGTGCCAGCTGCCAGCACTGCCAGGCTGGCGAGCAGCATTCGCCGGCGGCCGAAGATGTCAGCGGCACGCCCACCGGCCAGCAGCAGTCCGGCGATGGACAGCGAATACATGTTGATGACCCACTGAAGCTGGCCGGCCTGCAACCCCAGATCCCGGCGGATAGCCGGCAGCGCCGTCGCGACCGACAGGCTGTCGAAGACCACCAGGAACAAACCGGAACCGAGAACCACGGCACAGGCGAGCGGCCGGGCCGCCGCGCGGTCGGGAAGCGGATCATCCGAGGCGCCCGCACCGGTCAGTCGCGCGTCACCGGTGACGCAGGAGTCAGTCACCGCCACCCCCACGGCGCGCCGGCCAGCTGCGCCGCGTCAGCCACCTTCAGGTCATGCGGGGTGTCGATCTCGGTCCACTCGTCGCGGCGAGCGCACAGCGGCCGGATCGTCCGGAGCTTTGCCAGCCGGCGAATCGCGAACTGGTACCAGACGTCTGTCTGACCTTGGGCGATCATATCCTCAATCACAGCTCGAAAGGCTGCGGCGCCATCGGCCGTCCAATGTGACAGGCCGAAAAACTCGCCCGAAACCCGGTCCGGCGGCAGCTGCTTGTCCAGATGCCACACCCGTCCGTCGCGTAGCTCCACCGCCATATCGATCTCCTCCGGAGTCCGCTCCCGGTCGATAACCATGGCGTCCGACTCGCTGCCGAGCAGCATCCGCAACAGTCGCGGCGC
Coding sequences:
- a CDS encoding MFS transporter; amino-acid sequence: MTDSCVTGDARLTGAGASDDPLPDRAAARPLACAVVLGSGLFLVVFDSLSVATALPAIRRDLGLQAGQLQWVINMYSLSIAGLLLAGGRAADIFGRRRMLLASLAVLAAGTTVAGLSADLTTLLIGRALQGAAAACALPAALALTGSLFPTEPWRSRAFSVMSVSGGTAGLAGAVFGGLLTDALGWHWIFLMTIPLNAAAVVAAGHYLPSDPQGIRRGRRLDLSAAALGTTGLVAVVYAFGHVETAGGINDYGVLGPLVVGLLLLTGFIVWERHAPDPLVDVHLLRSRRLAGCCIGIAAQSSVHTAVVVIGSLHLQSVHKLSAAGAGAALAPALIATSIGSVVAGRALPRLGARRIGVGTLLVAALSMLGLALMSGWSNYLIAVLPWFVLQGLFNSATYVALSSEAVGEAAEEASDRAVDEAIDEAVSEAVVATAATAPEPVDIEVAASVVSTIEQAIDEAVVETVGSPSQEAPVPAAEPEVVASMVEAVQESVEGLADHPGPSLRPETLTMLLDNAERAAESAAARAREADVAHGVAAGLFETSTHVGGAFAVAVLVSLAGSGAGFAGAYTAAGCLVVAAWIAVLVLIPGQRDRRSRVRVWSLLVLRRRQLVVRAAGRWQARTRRGGGR
- a CDS encoding phosphocholine cytidylyltransferase family protein, with product MKVVVPAAGLGERLRPYTEQRPKCLVEIAGVPIIERLLAQLCDLEVELVVCVLGYRSEMVVDFVTALSRRPPVAFVLNQSYRTSNSIVSLQASFEHWTHGLAVVDSDILVAPRLLRMLLGSESDAMVIDRERTPEEIDMAVELRDGRVWHLDKQLPPDRVSGEFFGLSHWTADGAAAFRAVIEDMIAQGQTDVWYQFAIRRLAKLRTIRPLCARRDEWTEIDTPHDLKVADAAQLAGAPWGWR